The Burkholderiales bacterium JOSHI_001 genomic sequence GGCCCTGCCCGCCCCGGGGCAAGGCCTGCAAAGCTTGTTGAAGTTCTGTGGCGCCCATCAGGCGCAGCGGCGCCCGGGGCGCGTAGTGCGATGCCAGCGTGCCCGACGCGCGCGGGCTGTGGCCGTCGCGTTCGCCCAACGGCGCGCCCAGCACCCGCTCCAGGTCGGCGCGGGTGATGCGCCCCGGGCGCAGCAGCACCGGCGGCTCGCGCGTGCAGTCCACGATGCTGCTTTCAATGCCCACTTCGCAGGCGCCACCGTCCAGCACCTGCAGGGTGTCGCCAAACTCCTGCACCACGTGCGCCGCGGTGGTGGGGCTGATGCGGCCAAAGCGGTTGGCACTGGGGGCCGCCAGGCCGGCCACGCCCACGGCAGCGCACTGCGCCAGCAGCGCGCGGGCCACCGGGTGCGAGGGGCAGCGCAGGCCCACGCTGTCCTGCCCGCCGGCCGCGGCATCGGCCTGGCCCGGTGCGCGCGGCACGATCAGGGTCAGCGGTCCGGGCCAGAAGGCCTGCGCCAGGCGCTGCGCGCTGGCGGGCCAGCGGGCCGCAAAGCGCTGCGCGGCAGCGGCGTCGCTCACGTGAACGATCAGCGGGTGGTCGGCCGGCCGGCCCTTGGCGGCGAAGATGCGCGCCACCGCGGCATCGTCATCGGCCCGCGCGGCCAGGCCATAGACGGTTTCCGTGGGCAGGGCCACCAGGTCGCCGCG encodes the following:
- a CDS encoding Sua5/YciO/YrdC/YwlC family protein (PFAM: yrdC domain; SUA5 domain~TIGRFAM: Sua5/YciO/YrdC/YwlC family protein), whose protein sequence is MPVASGSDPAAVLAAAQALARGDLVALPTETVYGLAARADDDAAVARIFAAKGRPADHPLIVHVSDAAAAQRFAARWPASAQRLAQAFWPGPLTLIVPRAPGQADAAAGGQDSVGLRCPSHPVARALLAQCAAVGVAGLAAPSANRFGRISPTTAAHVVQEFGDTLQVLDGGACEVGIESSIVDCTREPPVLLRPGRITRADLERVLGAPLGERDGHSPRASGTLASHYAPRAPLRLMGATELQQALQALPRGGQGLAVYSRSLAVPSAVALQRRMPGDAREAAHELFSVLRGFDDQGAQLIWVEQPPDEAAWDGVADRLRRAATR